The following coding sequences lie in one Equus asinus isolate D_3611 breed Donkey chromosome 1, EquAss-T2T_v2, whole genome shotgun sequence genomic window:
- the KLRG2 gene encoding killer cell lectin-like receptor subfamily G member 2 isoform X2, which translates to MREGSWLRTPARCAPLGFSRLLRATNGVRPGDIGRRPSRGRGPNGALGKPGARGGAAASPRGRARAREPREQPDLGPGREGGGGRGPGPVGREEAALASPRAPAGAAAQPGLRRLPPPDVLRPRAAVAGPLRGRAVPGRRGAGGRAGALGRAGGAGARRLGAHGTAGGRAREARGRGGWQPRALARALHALPHRAGARVPRLLPPHLPRLPAPVPGRHVGLGRAAGPSPGGAWPRRRGPGQPRRGARGVPGLPHVPLPLPGAGAGEAGGRGAAAARRRRLRLEAAPGRDARSLEYRLPSLHSGPLSLEPRCVSWRQNIIGSCSVIHLATLCLFIGEFNPWLPMYLKSLRWALIVMALLLAVSAVAIVALASRAGARCRPCPQGWMWSEEHCYYLSADTQAWEASQAFCAAHHATLPLLSHTQSSGGGRGRAGSQVRGPGERQTCGFGLRLSKTLGLCQGDRVMWVPLS; encoded by the exons ATGCGGGAGGGAAGCTGGCTGCGTACCCCGGCCCGGTGCGCTCCGCTCGGCTTCTCTCGGCTGCTCCGCGCAACGAATGGAGTGCGCCCGGGCGACATCGGGAGGAGGCCAAGCCGGGGCCGAGGTCCCAATGGAGCCCTTGGGAAGCCAGGTGCCCGAGGTGGAGCAGCCGCAAGTCCCCGCGGGAGAGCGAGGGCCCGGGAGCCCCGCGAGCAGCCCGATCTCGGCCCGGGCCGCGAAGGAGGCGGCGGGCGCGGGCCAGGACCTGTCGGGCGGGAGGAAGCTGCCCTCGCCTCGCCCCGCGCTCCTGCGGGTGCCGCCGCCCAGCCTGGGCTACGGCGCCTTCCGCCGCCAGACGTCCTCCGGCCCCGAGCCGCCGTCGCCGGGCCCCTCCGCGGCCGAGCAGTCCCGGGACGGCGAGGCGCCGGGGGCCGAGCTGGCGCCCTGGGCCGCGCAGGGGGAGCCGGCGCCCGGCGCCTGGGCGCCCATGGAACTGCAGGTGGACGTGCGCGTGAAGCCCGTGGGCGCGGCGGGTGGCAGCCGCGCGCCCTCGCCCGCGCCCTCCACGCGCTTCCTCACCGTGCCGGTGCCCGAGTCCCCAGGCTTCTCCCGCCACACCTCCCCCGCCTACCCGCTCCTGTCCCCGGGCGGCACGTGGGGCTGGGCCGCGCCGCTGGCCCCAGCCCGGGCGGAGCGTGGCCACGACGCCGAGGGCCGGGCCAGCCCCGCCGAGGGGCGCGCGGAGTCCCCGGGCTCCCCCACGTGCCGCTGCCGCTGCcgggagctggggctggagaagCGGGAGGACGCGGTGCTGCTGCCGCGCGCCGACGCCGACTGCGACTGGAAGCTGCCCCGGGCCGTGACGCTCGTAG cttggagtatcgtcttccatcccttcactcggGGCCTTTGTCATTGGAgccgagatgtgtttcctggaggcagaatatcATCGGGTCTTGTTCTgtaatccatctcgccactctgtgtctttttattggagaattcaatccat GGCTGCCCATGTACCTGAAGTCCCTGCGCTGGGCCCTGATAGTCATGGCCCTGCTCCTGGCAGTGTCTGCAGTCGCCATCGTGGCCCTGGCCTCTAGAGCAG GGGCCAGGTGCCGGCCCTGCCCCCAGGGCTGGATGTGGTCCGAGGAGCACTGCTACTACCTCTCTGCTGACACTCAGGCCTGGGAGGCCAGCCAGGCTTTCTGCGCAGCCCACCATGCTACCCTCCCCCTGCTGAGCCACACCCAG